In Deltaproteobacteria bacterium, one DNA window encodes the following:
- a CDS encoding acetoacetate decarboxylase family protein gives MFKFEKDRSYMMPFHFGPRPAGRGTGQYHDVTTMIVSYLTDRDILTQYLPKPFEVGEEPIVSVSYSMNKEIDWLAGHSYNIIGVNASVVFNGEEDHLSGNYPLVLWENLTDPILTGREIEGIPKVYADIPDHSIIEGEWRASASHFGHKIVDLTIKALHPLTKEQIEEMRKAAEKSHWMGWKYIPKIGEPRAAVSHATLFPTAGVTTEAWVGKGEVKWQHLTWEQNPTQFHIVNALAELPIIEYRIALVLKGSSNLALAVKPKRVIR, from the coding sequence ATGTTCAAGTTCGAAAAAGACCGAAGTTACATGATGCCGTTTCACTTCGGGCCGCGGCCGGCAGGAAGAGGCACCGGCCAGTATCATGACGTAACGACCATGATCGTCAGTTACCTGACAGATCGCGATATACTGACCCAGTATCTGCCCAAACCTTTTGAAGTCGGGGAGGAGCCGATCGTATCAGTTTCCTACTCAATGAATAAGGAGATTGATTGGCTGGCCGGCCACTCCTACAACATCATCGGGGTAAACGCCTCGGTGGTTTTCAACGGCGAGGAGGATCATCTGAGCGGAAACTATCCGCTGGTGTTGTGGGAGAACCTCACCGATCCCATCCTTACCGGGAGGGAAATAGAAGGCATCCCAAAGGTATATGCGGATATCCCGGACCATAGCATCATCGAGGGAGAATGGCGCGCCTCGGCCAGTCACTTCGGCCATAAGATCGTGGACCTTACGATTAAGGCCCTGCATCCATTGACCAAGGAACAGATCGAAGAGATGAGAAAGGCCGCGGAAAAAAGCCACTGGATGGGCTGGAAATATATTCCCAAAATTGGCGAACCCCGGGCAGCGGTGAGCCATGCTACTTTATTTCCCACCGCTGGCGTCACCACGGAGGCCTGGGTTGGGAAGGGGGAAGTCAAATGGCAGCATCTTACCTGGGAGCAAAACCCGACCCAATTTCATATCGTCAACGCCCTGGCCGAGCTGCCCATCATCGAGTACCGCATTGCTCTGGTGCTTAAAGGATCCAGCAATCTTGCCTTAGCCGTCAAACCGAAACGCGTTATACGCTGA